One region of Salvia miltiorrhiza cultivar Shanhuang (shh) chromosome 3, IMPLAD_Smil_shh, whole genome shotgun sequence genomic DNA includes:
- the LOC131018376 gene encoding uncharacterized protein LOC131018376, with the protein MNLLVWNVRGLTDESKRLLKEHCRSFSPLILGIIEPKSKFRKIQMSFWQSLNLTPRHQNCRLPRRSNIWFLAQPAVATTILFSSDQVVVSNCTWQNLCFRVAVIHGANDAVLRRNLWADLLNYIDGNTVFIGDFNAVKGAHERLSTVLPSRSSCADFCRFIDDTGFLEPSSSGLQFSWSGRRFLPNHVETLLDRALISSSFDNIWDFVNSHVLPRLTSDHSAIVLQCKSRFAPGKRPFRFQHLWMDHAGFLDLVRDSWDAVTYTPCPIFKVMIKLKRLKSVLREWNRTTFGNLDAKLAEAQEELASVQARISREGYTDDNFDEEVTKQAAINTMLTRKNVQLQQQSRVKWLQDGDRNTAFFHKALRNRKSGMVINHLNFEGDMVYEQSAIERHIVEHFTALFSQGAATSVDLVDLEANIDMQVNEAHNRCLIDIPSDEEIAATVRSMDASSAPGPDGFSGVFFHHCWDIIKEDIIRAVRCFFLNSFLPDGCNANTLVLIPKAEAVSSVSDLRPIILSNFFFKIISKVLAVRLNRVASDIVSQNQFGFISGRSIHDCIMLGSEGFNCMNRTNRSANMACKIDIKKAFDTMNWDFILKVFRVLGFHERFIQWISIIFSSARISILYNGHLSGYFACTRGVRQGDPLSPIIFGIAEDMLSHLILNCVAARRLTPMSFCRSMLFPTHLLYADDILIFCKASIRNAKTIKHILEYYGELSGQVCSLEKSRIYFAKGVSSSMKRGINQVLNFTQGNDHITYLGAPLFVGKPRASHLTSIKDKIIHKFSRWAGLHLSMAGRICLVNSVIQSSLTHTMMVYSWPKSLLFELDRKCRNFIWTGNTEQKPSCSVKWSRCCAIKEEGGLGIRSFTLMNKSFLMKLAWNMIKGNSFAHKTLSSRYLNPQGYAKENVANSSIWIGVKHEINVLVDDSYVMVGNGRYTLFWLDDWLGYRIRDKLGIPAFLWGLLQQPISDYFFDGKWHFSENFVDNFPEIVCDILLIHLGDGHDERFWKASLRGDVTSSLAFANISHRYPKVVWGKWIWDPAVPIRRSIVCWRLIHERLPTIDCMIRQGLIVPNACPICLTAAESINHTFWGCSRVIPIWQAFLGWFRQLHLLDCLDVQSFLVMAWNMNFSSLLGRLWKIGILSAIWMIWTSRNACIFDDQAFTAIKVLSFIKTAFKEAEALPLKLGFMANEWNDYLTLRSIGVSSRPAPPPEFLSVHWWPPDIGWIKVNTDGSASGSPGLIAGGGVFRDHAATVQGCFHTKGGSGFAFEAELLAAITAIAIAYNRGWHKLWLEADSSYVVSLLQQRSMEVPWRFISYWKETLARLHEITFRVSHIYREGNVVADIMANPARQEGFWSNGIEVIDDAVIRDIPSHSHLRRI; encoded by the coding sequence ATGAATCTTCTCGTTTGGAATGTCCGAGGACTTACGGACGAGTCTAAACGACTTCTCAAGGAGCATTGTCGTTCCTTTTCTCCATTGATTTTGGGCATCATTGAGCCCAAATCAAAGTTTCGCAAAATTCAGATGAGTTTCTGGCAATCTCTGAATCTCACGCCTCGCCACCAGAATTGTAGATTGCCGCGGCGATCTAACATTTGGTTTTTGGCCCAGCCTGCTGTTGCCACTACCATTCTATTCTCTTCAGATCAGGTGGTTGTTTCTAATTGTACTTGGCAGAATCTTTGTTTTCGGGTTGCTGTTATTCATGGTGCCAATGATGCAGTTCTCAGAAGGAATCTCTGGGCTGACCTTCTTAATTATATTGATGGAAACACGGTTTTTATTGGTGACTTTAATGCTGTGAAAGGAGCTCACGAGCGTCTCAGCACGGTTCTCCCTTCTAGAAGTTCTTGTGCGGATTTTTGCAGGTTCATTGATGACACGGGTTTTCTGGAGCCCTCCTCCTCGGGTCTGCAATTTTCCTGGTCGGGCAGAAGGTTTTTACCCAATCATGTGGAAACTCTTCTGGATAGAGCtcttatttcttcttctttcgaTAATATTTGGGATTTTGTTAATTCTCATGTTTTGCCAAGGCTTACGTCGGACCATTCAGCCATTGTGCTTCAATGCAAATCTCGTTTTGCTCCTGGAAAAAGGCCGTTCCGATTCCAGCATTTGTGGATGGACCACGCTGGTTTTCTTGATCTTGTGCGGGACTCCTGGGATGCCGTGACTTACACTCCTTGCCCGATCTTTAAGGTTATGATAAAGTTGAAAAGATTAAAAAGTGTGCTAAGGGAATGGAACAGAACTACCTTTGGCAACCTTGATGCTAAGTTAGCTGAAGCTCAGGAGGAGCTTGCTTCTGTTCAGGCGCGTATTTCAAGGGAAGGGTACACGGATGATAACTTTGATGAGGAAGTAACTAAGCAAGCTGCTATAAACACGATGCTTACCAGAAAGAACGTACAACTTCAGCAGCAAAGTCGGGTCAAGTGGCTTCAAGATGGTGATAGAAACACGGCTTTTTTCCATAAGGCGCTTCGGAATAGGAAATCGGGTATGGTCATTAATCATCTCAACTTTGAGGGTGACATGGTTTATGAGCAGTCAGCTATTGAGCGTCACATTGTGGAACATTTTACTGCTCTTTTTTCGCAAGGAGCTGCCACCAGTGTGGATTTGGTGGATTTGGAAGCAAACATCGACATGCAGGTCAACGAGGCACATAATAGGTGCTTGATTGATATTCCTTCTGATGAGGAAATCGCTGCTACTGTTCGCAGCATGGATGCTTCCAGCGCTCCGGGGCCGGATGGGTTCTCAGGGGTGTTCTTTCATCACTGTTGGGATATTATTAAGGAAGATATAATCCGTGCTGTGCGTTGTTTCTTCCTAAATTCTTTTCTCCCCGATGGTTGCAATGCTAATACTCTGGTGCTGATTCCTAAGGCAGAGGCGGTGTCTTCGGTCTCTGACCTAAGGCCGATCATCCTTTccaatttcttctttaaaatcatcTCTAAAGTTTTAGCGGTCAGGCTCAACAGAGTTGCTTCTGATATTGTTTCTCAGAATCAATTTGGCTTTATCAGCGGTCGGTCTATCCATGATTGCATCATGCTTGGTTCAGAAGGCTTCAACTGCATGAATCGCACTAATCGAAGCGCgaacatggcttgcaagattgatATCAAGAAAGCATTTGACACCATGAACTGGGATTTCATTCTCAAGGTTTTTCGTGTTTTGGGCTTCCATGAAAGATTCATTCAATGGATTTCCATCATTTTTAGCTCGGCTAGAATTTCCATTCTTTACAATGGACATCTCAGTGGTTATTTTGCTTGCACTAGAGGGGTCAGACAAGGAGATCCTCTTTCTCCTATTATCTTTGGCATCGCCGAAGACATGCTTAGTCACCTGATCTTGAATTGTGTCGCTGCTCGTCGCCTAACTCCCATGAGCTTTTGTAGATCGATGTTGTTCCCAACTCATCTTCTCTATGCCGATGATATTCTCATTTTTTGCAAGGCTTCCATTCGTAATGCTAAAACGATAAAACATATTCTGGAGTACTATGGGGAGCTGTCTGGACAAGTTTGCAGCTTGGAGAAATCACGCATATACTTTGCGAAGGGAGTTTCCTCGTCTATGAAGCGTGGAATAAATCAGGTCTTGAATTTCACTCAGGGGAATGATCATATTACTTACCTGGGAGCGCCGTTATTTGTGGGGAAGCCAAGGGCTTCTCATCTCACAAGCATCAAAGATAAAATTATTCATAAGTTTTCAAGATGGGCGGGTTTGCATCTTTCGATGGCTGGCCGAATTTGCCTTGTCAATTCTGTCATTCAAAGTTCCTTAACTCACACTATGATGGTTTACAGCTGGCCAAAGTCGCTTCTTTTTGAGCTGGATCGAAAATGCAGAAACTTTATTTGGACGGGGAACACTGAGCAAAAGCCTTCTTGTTCGGTAAAATGGAGCAGATGCTGCGCCATTAAGGAGGAGGGTGGATTGGGGATACGCTCGTTTACTTTAATGAACAAGAGCTTTCTAATGAAGCTGGCTTGGAATATGATAAAAGGTAATTCCTTTGCACACAAAACCCTATCTTCTCGTTATCTCAATCCGCAGGGCTATGCCAAAGAGAATGTGGCAAACTCCTCGATCTGGATAGGTGTTAAGCATGAAATTAATGTACTGGTGGATGACTCTTATGTCATGGTGGGGAACGGGCGGTACACCCTCTTTTGGCTTGATGATTGGTTGGGGTATAGGATTCGTGATAAACTTGGCATTCCTGCCTTTTTATGGGGTTTATTACAGCAGCCAATTTCAGATTACTTCTTTGATGGCAAGTGGCATTTCTCTGAAAACTTTGTTGATAATTTCCCTGAAATTGTGTGCGATATACTTCTTATTCATTTGGGAGATGGGCATGATGAGCGCTTTTGGAAGGCCTCTTTGCGCGGAGATGTTACTTCCTCGTTGGCTTTCGccaatatatcacatagataccCTAAAGTTGTTTGGGGGAAGTGGATCTGGGATCCGGCTGTTCCTATACGCCGCTCCATTGTCTGCTGGAGACTCATTCATGAGAGGCTTCCTACGATTGATTGCATGATTAGGCAGGGGCTCATTGTTCCCAATGCTTGTCCGATTTGCCTTACTGCTGCGGAATCTATTAATCACACTTTCTGGGGATGTTCTAGGGTGATTCCGATTtggcaagcctttcttggctgGTTTAGGCAATTGCATCTGCTTGACTGCCTTGACGTTCAGAGTTTTTTGGTCATGGCGTGGAATATGAATTTTAGCTCTCTTCTGGGAAGATTGTGGAAGATTGGAATTCTAAGCGCTATTTGGATGATTTGGACTAGCAGGAATGCATGCATCTTTGACGATCAGGCTTTTACTGCCATAAAGGTTCTGAGCTTCATAAAGACGGCTTTCAAGGAAGCCGAGGCATTGCCGTTGAAGCTCGGCTTCATGGCCAATGAATGGAACGATTACCTCACTTTACGATCCATTGGGGTTTCTTCTCGGCCTGCACCTCCGCCGGAATTCTTATCTGTGCATTGGTGGCCGCCGGATATTGGTTGGATCAAAGTAAATACGGACGGCTCTGCGTCCGGCTCACCGGGTTTAATTGCTGGTGGTGGAGTGTTCAGAGACCACGCTGCAACTGTTCAGGGGTGTTTCCACACAAAGGGAGGATCGGGCTTCGCTTTTGAAGCCGAGCTGCTTGCGGCGATCACTGCCATTGCGATAGCTTATAACCGAGGATGGCACAAGCTCTGGCTCGAGGCGGACTCCTCATATGTTGTTAGTCTCCTACAGCAGCGATCGATGGAGGTTCCTTGGCGTTTCATCAGTTATTGGAAGGAGACGCTAGCTCGCTTACATGAGATCACTTTTCGGGTTTCGCATATTTATCGGGAGGGGAACGTTGTGGCGGACATTATGGCAAACCCTGCGAGACAAGAGGGTTTTTGGAGCAATGGGATTGAGGTCATTGACGACGCTGTCATCCGAGACATCCCGAGCCATAGTCATCTTCGTCGCATCTAA
- the LOC131018377 gene encoding putative late blight resistance protein homolog R1B-17, translating to MAAYAALVSLMHIIDDLESHHSPPISLDKQQAQSLTENVTFLQEFLEAYNSPVSDEADPLEMRIADAAYAAEDAIESHIVAKIQQSRSRETICSRFNSCFRAEEKMNLFQDVQNVIQEMDQIKSLAMQRNAEKVAIHDKQRSFISASSSTGQNSSGMVVWSEGVVNGILERLVSDQRERQVIPITGMGGIGKTTLAKTVYSKKIIEQRFDVCAWATISQQYNTREILYELVSQATKKSKEQLSEKSEDELELELYQYLSGRRFLIVMDDMWSIDAWDRIQRFFPENENCSRILVTTRLSHLSSQLNNNYSLQMEFLDEVRSWELFSKIMFGVGSCPHELEKIGKKIVENCRGLPLSIVVVGGILRNREHTLGVWESIRKNLASGVNLENDKHCMKLLKMSYNHLPVYLKPCFLHMGVFEEDDSVRVSTLVKLWVSEGFLKPMNGKSLETIAIEFLQDLVDRNLILVDKVGHTGNIKFVKIHDLLRDLCLNQSKKDGFYHVIGQSSPRGISSQHRVVIPRNTTKKKVLHDLQTMPRARSIVSEYGKVPRFKNSRLLRTLHAYKFDQYFEDESLIKPLASLYVNLRHLAVEVGSMSSIFSSFSRLWNLHILIVYCKRVFTTPVEIWRMPQLRHIEMTIRRFYLSEPSSDDVIVMENLLVLVGIANFKCSEDVVKRIPNIKKLVIEYFDRGEIEQDDYYCLNNIRRLCKLESLSVTCWYDFSASLYVLTFPQSLKKLTLVMNHCFEWEKILEKIGALPLLEMLNLRNGCFGTGKWEMVEGQFPSLKYLELSSCPSLKDWTAESSSIFPRLEKLHLYSMEELKEIPTQIGDIPTLQKIWMHTCGESAVMCAKEIVEEQVELQGEDLPFHVQVWLRHKNEAVQSLAGPNFEIGALPLLEKFELWMGCFGTGKWEMVEGQFPSLKYLELSSCPSLKDWTAESNSIFPRLENLVLYDMEELKEIPTQIGDIPTLQKIWVMYFGESVVMCAKEIVEEQV from the exons ATGGCGGCCTACGCAGCCTTGGTTTCTCTAATGCATATCATAGACGACCTTGAGAGCCATCATTCCCCTCCGATTTCTCTCGACAAACAACAAGCTCAATCCCTCACTGAAAATGTCACGTTCTTGCAGGAGTTTCTCGAAGCTTATAACTCCCCTGTTTCCGACGAAGCAGATCCATTGGAGATGCGTATTGCAGATGCAGCTTACGCAGCTGAAGACGCCATCGAATCTCATATCGTGGCCAAGATTCAGCAGAGCAGATCCAGAGAAACCATTTGCAGCCGCTTCAACAGCTGCTTTCGAGCTGAGGAAAAGATGAACTTGTTTCAAGATGTGCAAAATGTGATACAAGAAATGGATCAGATCAAGAGTTTGGCGATGCAGAGGAATGCAGAGAAGGTGGCGATCCACGATAAGCAGCGTAGCTTCATCTCTGCTTCTTCTTCCACTGGGCAGAACAGCAGTGGCATGGTGGTGTGGTCCGAGGGTGTCGTGAATGGAATCCTAGAAAGGCTCGTTTCGGACCAACGAGAACGCCAAGTCATCCCGATCACAGGAATGGGCGGGATAGGTAAAACCACTCTTGCCAAAACTGTTTATTCGAAGAAAATTATTGAGCAGCGTTTTGATGTTTGTGCTTGGGCTACCATTTCTCAACAATACAACACAAGGGAAATTCTTTATGAACTTGTTTCTCAAGCCACTAAAAAAAGCAAGGAACAACTGAGTGAAAAGAGTGAAGATGAACTAGAATTAGAGCTCTACCAGTATTTGTCAGGTAGAAGGTTTCTAATTGtgatggatgatatgtggagtatcGATGCCTGGGATAGGATACAACGTTTCTTTCCTGAAAATGAGAATTGTAGTCGGATATTAGTGACGACTAGGCTTTCACACTTGAGTTCCCAATTGAACAACAATTATAGCCTTCAAATGGAATTTTTAGATGAGGTTCGAAGCTGGGAACTCTTCTCAAAAATTATGTTTGGGGTTGGAAGTTGCCCTCATGAGTTAGAGAAAATTGGAAAGAAAATAGTAGAGAATTGCAGAGGACTTCCTTTATCAATTGTTGTAGTGGGGGGTATTTTGAGAAATAGGGAACACACTCTAGGAGTTTGGGAATCAATTAGGAAGAACTTAGCTTCAGGAGTGAATTTGGAGAATGATAAGCATTGCATGAAACTCTTGAAAATGAGCTATAATCATTTGCCAGTTTATTTAAAGCCATGTTTTTTGCATATGGGAGTGTTTGAGGAGGATGATTCGGTTAGAGTCTCAACACTCGTGAAGCTATGGGTTTCTGAAGGATTTTTAAAACCCATGAATGGAAAAAGTTTGGAAACTATTGCCATAGAGTTCTTACAGGACTTGGTTGATAGAAATCTCATTCTAGTTGATAAAGTGGGGCATAcaggaaacataaaatttgtcaaaattcatgatttgttgAGGGATTTATGCTTGAACCAGAGCAAGAAAGATGGGTTCTATCATGTGATAGGGCAATCTAGTCCTCGAGGCATAAGTAGCCAACACCGCGttgttatacccaggaacacgACAAAGAAGAAAGTCCTTCACGACTTGCAGACTATGCCACGTGCTCGTTCCATTGTTAGTGAATATGGGAAAGTCCCACGTTTTAAGAATTCCAGATTGCTTAGAACATTACATGCATACAAGTTTGATCAATATTTTGAAGATGAAAGCTTGATTAAGCCCCTAGCGTCTCTGTATGTTAACTTGCGCCACCTTGCTGTTGAAGTTGGTAGCATGTCCTCGATTTTTTCCTCTTTTAGTCGCCTCTGGAATCTGCACATATTGATTGTTTATTGTAAAAGGGTTTTCACTACACCTGTTGAGATTTGGAGAATGCCACAACTTAGGCATATTGAAATGACTATAAGAAGGTTTTATCTTTCAGAACCTTCGAGTGATGATGTCATCGTCATGGAGAATCTACTGGTGCTTGTAGGAATAGCAAATTTTAAGTGCAGTGAAGACGTGGTTAAGAGAATTCCTAATATCAAAAAATTGGTGATAGAGTATTTTGATAGAGGGGAAATCGAGCAAGATGATTATTATTGTCTGAACAATATCAGACGTCTGTGTAAATTGGAATCGCTCTCCGTAACGTGTTGGTATGATTTTAGTGCTTCTCTATATGTGCTCACATTCCCCCaaagcctcaagaagttgactCTTGTGATGAATCATTGCTTTGAATGGGAAAAAATATTGGAAAAGATAGGTGCATTGCCCCTTCTCGAGATGCTCAATTTGAGGAATGGATGCTTTGGAACAGGCAAGTGGGAAATGGTCGAAGGCCAGTTCCCTTCCCTCAAATACTTGGAATTGTCTTCGTGTCCTAGTTTGAAGGATTGGACTGCGGAATCGAGCTCCATCTTTCCACGCCTTGAGAAGCTTCATCTTTATAGTATGGAAGAGTTGAAGGAGATCCCGACTCAAATTGGAGACATACCGACGCTGCAAAAGATATGGATGCACACTTGTGGCGAATCTGCTGTGATGTGCGCAAAGGAGATCGTAGAGGAACAAGTGGAATTACAAGGGGAAGATCTTCCATTTCATGTTCAAGTTTGGCTTCGGCATAAGAACGAAGCAGTGCAAAGCTTGGCAGGCCCCAATTTCGAA ataGGTGCATTGCCCCTTCTCGAGAAGTTCGAGTTGTGGATGGGATGCTTTGGAACAGGCAAGTGGGAAATGGTTGAAGGCCAATTCCCTTCCCTCAAATACTTGGAATTGTCTTCGTGTCCTAGTTTGAAGGATTGGACTGCGGAATCGAACTCCATCTTTCCACGCCTTGAGAACCTTGTTCTTTATGATATGGAAGAGTTGAAGGAGATCCCGACTCAAATTGGAGACATACCGACGCTGCAAAAGATATGGGTGATGTATTTTGGCGAATCTGTTGTGATGTGCGCAAAGGAGATCGTAGAGGAACAAGTGTAA